In Podospora pseudopauciseta strain CBS 411.78 chromosome 3, whole genome shotgun sequence, one genomic interval encodes:
- the SPO22 gene encoding sporulation-specific protein 22 (COG:S; EggNog:ENOG503NXWF): MPPLRSTISSHDRRLPSKPLPPTRGVSATGAGTGVRPRLSPPPFSSPPPRSLVPPPRPTGQTHMLTAEAPAPTQSKTERRITPCVEFANRLLNLLSVPNDIPAAEGLTEEITGHIDKLHLLCQRPQPSSSAQHHQQQHSPEEIDIDGVGVRLWNLCTRLWRDCNDPINPPEAPNTRLRKLALYGKALGFWLVVFARSARNKRKRRSDLVDVIKLGLKITRDLVGTKETKLSGNALQIVADHKTHLQDLGREGWMEEEVSEANCLEVEYFIWRTALAWVEGRLDVAEHMYSSAERLRGFLTRDYTERLADVLYEIGKSLSGKEDYKIAVKWLERANEVVNSVGVEQLTREGVELRLAILQALITALLGTGTEENYGKAKNYVDFVEVEMGNKMVVCLLKLEVMYKTPNAEVFDEEGYADVLRHLIRNFDGKKGMGSGAEFKLVVHHVRRLHDKAPGAGCAVMDDFILVLRTLGGTGGQEFMEKALVTRMWMMTQQRDSMETVRRLGELFGNVARAVSAEAAVAAQALLWKKLELSYTQGEYALAEAWCQLALAPIFEKGGPGNNAKLESMETATRVINDMSATSWKEPMTAYLAFKVAIRTEDRVLAGKCLETISQTPEHVDFLGACIAESQKAGDVICAIAALKKLQDRYEYKEPNPIHLPALFRCTIRLLNMLVDRADAGENGVVEDLCDMFDAVVVALEKQKKENPRRKLFTVDELEWFSRNSYNLALKNTTTWDLRYIVRMLTSCVHITGHFPPDMGGSQLVEMGLKMLFSQFIISSALVSQARAEDNVTKQLEYYTAMREHVLAFDTDLPELLPRLDEHSRDDMLRKHATLLTFDFEAAVVLEAWDDLGGIVQRAVGCKSVTAFQAMADSLLRARAPGQVLYSTMRRLVNEIWALEAFDAVKLAKYTRCLFQATLPVDDGLAMRLLEEACGKARELRESEAGWPEEELEWMAATAFNHGIDCFAAGERERARGWGEGAVKLAGFCRDGGGLEGVLRGKLGRLELG; this comes from the exons ATGCCGCCCCTTCGATCGACCATCTCCAGCCACGATAGGAGGCTCCCTTCTAAACCACTCCCGCCGACCAGGGGGGTCTCAGCGACAGGAGCAGGGACTGGTGTCCGCCCGAGGCTGTCACCTCCGCCCTTCtcgtcacctcctcctcgatcgCTTGtacctcctccacggccGACAGGACAGACGCACATGCTAACGGCAGAAGCACCCGCTCCTACCCAGTCCAAGACCGAGAGGCGGATTACCCCCTGTGTCGAGTTTGCCAACAGACTGTTGAACCTGCTGTCTGTGCCGAATGATATACCTGCCGCGGAAGGGCTTACTGAGGAGATTACTGGACATATTGACAAGCTTCATTTGCTTTGCCAACGGCCTcagccctcctcctctgcgcagcatcatcagcagcagcactcGCCCGAAGAAATTGAcattgatggtgttggtgtcaGGCTGTGGAATTTATGCACGAGATTATGGCGGGACTGCAACGACCCGATCAACCCGCCTGAGGCCCCCAATACTCGGCTGAGGAAACTTGCGCTCTATGGCAAGGCGCTGGGGttttggctggtggtgtttgcCCGCTCGGCCAGgaacaagaggaagaggaggagtgaTCTGGTGGATGTGATCAAACTCGGTTTGAAGATAACAAGGGACTTGGTGGGGACGAAGGAGACGAAGCTGTCGGGGAATGCGCTGCAGATTGTGGCCGATCACAAAACTCATTTGCAAGATTTGGGACGGGAAGGCTggatggaggaagaggttagTGAGGCGAATTGTTTGGAGGTGGAGTACTTCATCTGGAGGACGGCGCTGGcgtgggtggaggggaggttggatgtTGCCGAGCATATGTACAGCAGTGCTGAGCGCCTGAGGGGGTTTCTCACGAGGGATTATACCGAGAGGTTGGCGGATGTGCTGTATGAGATTGGGAAGAGTCTGAGCGGGAAGGAGGACTATAAGATCGCGGTCAAgtggttggagagggcgaATGAGGTGGTGAATAGTGTGGGTGTTGAGCAGCTtacgagggagggggtggagctGAGGTTGGCGATTTTGCAGGCGTTGATTACTGCGTTGCTGGGGACGGGAACGGAGGAGAATTATGGGAAGGCGAAGAATTATGTTGATTTTGTGGAGGTAGAGATGGGGAATAAgatggtggtttgtttgttgaagttggaggTGATGTATAAGACGCCTAATGCGGAGgtgtttgatgaggaggggtatGCGGATGTGTTGAGGCATTTGATTAGGAACTTtgatgggaagaaggggatgggGTCGGGGGCGGAGTTCAAGTTGGTTGTGCATCATGTGAGGAGGTTGCATGATAAGGCTCCTGGGGCGGGGTGTGCGGTGATGGATGATTTTATTTTGGTGTTGAGGACATTGGGGGGAACTGGTGGGCAAGAGTTTATGGAGAAGGCGTTGGTGAcgaggatgtggatgatgacgCAGCAGAGGGATTCGATGGagacggtgaggaggttgggcgAGTTGTTTGGGAATGTTGCGAGGGCTGTGAGCGCTGAGGCGGCGGTTGCTGCGCAGGCG CTGTTGTGGAAGAAGTTGGAGTTGTCGTATACTCAGGGGGAATACGCGCTCGCCGAGGCTTGGTGTCAGTTGGCGTTGGCGCCCATATTTGAGAAGGGCGGTCCTGGAAATAATGCAAAGCTGGAAAG CATGGAGACGGCAACAAGAGTCATCAACGACATGTCGGCTACGAGCTGGAAGGAGCCCATGACCGCATATCTTGCCTTCAAAGTCGCCATACGGACTGAAGACCGAGTATTGGCTGGAAAATGTCTTGAAACTATCAGTCAGACACCTGAACATGTCGACTTTCTGGGGGCTTGTATTGCAGAGTCCCAGAAGGCTGGGGACGTCATCTGTGCTATTGCCGCTCTCAAGAAGCTGCAGGATCGATATGAGTACAAGGAGCCGAATCCGATACATTTGCCGGCGTTGTTCAGGTGTACCATTCGACTATTGAACATGCTCGTTGATAGGGCAGACGCTGGTGAAAacggggttgttgaagaccTTTGCGATATGTTTGATGCTG TCGTTGTCGCCCTCGAAAAGCAGAAGAAAGAGAATCCAAGACGCAAGCTGTTTACGGTTGACGAACTCGAGTGGTTCAGCCGCAACTCTTATAACCTCGCTCTGAAGAACACAACAACGTGGGACCTACGGTACATAGTCAGAATGCTCACCTCTTGCGTCCATATCACCGGCCACTTTCCGCCTGACATGGGAGGGTCTCAGCTTGTTGAGATGGGTTTGAAGATGCTCTTTTCCCAGTTCATCATTTCCTCGGCGTTGGTCTCCCAAGCAAGGGCGGAAGACAATGTCACGAAGCAACTAGAATATTACACTGCCATGCGAGAACATGTTTTGGCATTCGATACCGACCTTCCAGAGCTTTTGCCACGGCTAGACGAACACTCGAGGGATGACATGCTAAGGAAACACGCCACGCTGCTGACATTTGACTTTGAAGCCGCGGTAGTGCTGGAAGCGTGGGATGATTTGGGTGGGATTGTGCAAAGAGCAGTCGGCTGCAAAAGTGTGACGGCTTTTCAGGCTATGGCGGATAGTTTGCTCCGAGCGAGAGCTCCAGGACAAG TTCTGTACTCAACCATGCGAAGACTTGTCAATGAGATTTGGGCGCTCGAGGCGTTTGACGCGGTGAAATTGGCAAAGTATACGAGGTGTTTGTTCCAGGCTACGTTGCCGGTGGATGACGGGTTGGCGATGAggctgctggaggaggcgtgcgggaaggcgagggagttAAGGGAGAGCGAGGCTGGctggccggaggaggagctggagtgGATGGCTGCTACGGCGTTTAATCACGGGATTGACTGTTTCGCtgctggggagagggagagggcgagggggtggggggagggggcggtgaaGCTGGCGGGGTTTTGtagggatgggggtgggttggagggggttttgagggggaagttggggaggttggagttgggcTAG
- the RDS2 gene encoding Transcription factor (COG:S; EggNog:ENOG503NUF9) has translation MTATEAMERTAGNETKDIKSESNTKPKDHHAPSTDDQQQHNQHNHHTTHHQTPKKRRKVSHACLYCRRSHMTCDLARPCTRCVKRNIGHLCHDEPRDQGSNKSKSVVAPSTTHGSASQSDLGRGNMNQTAADALRLASFDGSLSSGTGSAASAAFDAAAALGQSNQLQLVQPTAVSGLQGSTLGSSMNQFGGFPDSWLASQSHYHDMHNYHPSFVVPHEVSSEFDVLNNYLRANIFEDPVAAPDGQNQGRPIPGFPSSSSMPPPATAPGASLPTANSEQSAAVSKDKTREYYLQAADPSGNADADDRMLQVLTAKVEAGLLQPFNYIKGYQSLQTYLNEHVSPGSRQKILRQLDRFRPKFREKMQGRDHMFLTINEMQIESSLMEYDRVFASMAVPACCWRRTGEIFRGNKEMAELIDVPVEDLRNGKTKLHEILTEESVVRYWEEFGTIAFDPLHDTLLTACTLKSPNKSSKKVVNCCFSFRIKKDNAQVPGLIIGNFIPHDP, from the exons ATGACGGCAACCGAAGCCATGGAGAGGACCGCCGGGAATGAGACCAAGGACATCAAGTCCGAGAGCAacaccaagcccaaggatCACCATGCGCCTTCTACCGACgaccaacagcaacacaaccaacacaaccaccacaccacccaccaccagacCCCCAAGAAGCGCCGCAAGGTCAGTCATG CCTGCCTCTACTGCCGTCGATCT CACATGACGTGTGATCTT GCGAGACCATGTACGAGATGTGTTAAGCGGAATATCGGACACCTGTGCCATGATGAGCCCCGTGATCAGGGGTCCAACAAGTCCAAGAGCGTCGTCGCCCCGTCTACTACGCACGGGTCTGCGTCTCAGTCAGACCTGGGCCGCGGCAACATGAACCAGACAGCGGCAGACGCCTTGAGACTGGCCTCGTTCGATGGGAGCTTGAGCTCCGGGACAGGATCAGCCGCCAGTGCCGCCTtcgatgctgctgctgcgctaGGCCAGAGTAATCAGCTACAGCTCGTGCAACCCACGGCGGTGTCCGGCCTCCAAGGCAGCACGCTGGGTAGCAGTATGAACCAAT TCGGCGGTTTCCCTGACTCCTGGTTAGCCTCCCAAAGCCATTATCACGACATGCACAACTATCACCCCAGCTTTGTAGTTCCCCATGAGGTGTCGAGTGAGTTCGACGTCCTGAACAACTACCTGCGAGCCAACATATTCGAGGACCCCGTGGCTGCGCCCGATGGTCAAAACCAAGGCCGCCCAATCCCGGGGTTTCCCAGTAGCAGCTCCATGCCGCCCCCGGCCACGGCTCCGGGAGCCTCTCTGCCCACGGCCAATTCGGAACAATCAGCTGCGGTTTCCAAGGACAAGACCCGAGAATATTATCTCCAGGCAGCCGATCCCAGCGGTAATGCCGACGCGGATGACCGCATGCTCCAGGTTCTCACGGCCAAAGTCGAGGCTGGACTCCTCCAACCGTTTAACTATATCAAAGGCTACCAGAGTCTTCAAACATATCTCAACGAGCACGTCAGCCCGGGGTCGAGACAAAAGATCCTCCGACAACTCGATCGTTTCCGGCCAAAGTTTCGCGAAAAGATGCAGGGGCGGGACCACATGTTTCTGACCATCAACGAGATGCAGATAGAGAGTTCCCTGATGGAGTACGACCGCGTCTTCGCCAGCATGGCGGTCCCGGCATGCTGCTGGCGTCGAACAGGGGAGATTTTCAGGGGTAACAAGGAGATGGCCGAGCTCATCGACGTGCCAGTGGAGGATCTCAGAAAT GGCAAGACTAAACTGCACGAGATCCTGACCGAGGAGTCGGTCGTGCGGTATTGGGAAGAGTTTGGAACCATTGCCTTCGATCCGCTCCACGACACCCTTTTGACAGCCTGCACACTCAAGAGCCCCAATAAATCGTCGAAAAAGGTGGTGAACTGCTGCTTTTCTTTCAGGATAAAAAAGGACAACGCCCAAGT GCCGGGCTTGATCATTGGAAACTTCATCCCCCACGACCCTTAA
- a CDS encoding hypothetical protein (COG:S; EggNog:ENOG503PAGB), with product MASSSWHEASCSRPDVSLAEGIPFCMSCGSMGPLDDLEPSETPPAIPILSGKRSGLSLSWPHSVKYATQLTDGDGNDLGDVLQSVLLTEKPDDLQLDVQQEKIGSDLESNSSSSTIAQQCRAYHQSLVPSDEVTGNDSIRLLRLSKGKGSEPLHGTLETRELKYFPEYEALSYTWADANGQASRTKKLYLGREWAVFPITTNCDAALRHVRLPNTERYIWVDTVCINQFDNLERSHQVQLMPMIYATAQRVLVYLGEDKPERSMISRHLPVFSKVMDWSQKWDDLGPILQRPYFFRSWIIQEIASAKTALVANGESWRVWPVYDEKSDASLFLPWIKEFKTRKYKTSKHLFQLITDCWTSQAYDPRDKVFSLLGVITGAAADGLVADYTLTVEQVYTGLASFVLKNHKQADLLKYAAGYAKCPGLPSWVPDWAILSRNWDVMAQIRAFHSFETRASLMSAHKISSCRTEHIREPWFMDDVSKVMFAGIDIHGPTGSLFLPGMKITDLPSDQYSRVPAHPTLQVLPDQPSLPPPHGGMTCFRGPLFVMAMMGPSDDTSCLSVWFLHGINAPVILRQSQSGNSSIFSFVSTCHVRVQTGVCMFQGTAEEEMYNPDSYTISEKGYTIGSDAKRKDKQRQFPPPKFEPWRSSVLTRPRFLEHFGTDRMVFDRWGDLYSTALQDATLRTCAESQLARLQALGAHAETTWTEFIQREVPIVILLPSLKGVDLMAPVVLLLEDLAESLKRMKLFWESIESLLEAAKMLGNTVEGAIRDDYGRRAAELKIMKVKMFEKEKAREAYVEDGEPGRVWLSRSVRQLYTCSTEKNMEEMVFRMTANLDERGGFAVDGDGGREEEQSEWAKDGIPCPVWYMIRLGYHSWWLGMRKYQLERGRGFLNDLINGRGGDWKRTDLMTMLAGGKELPAKTPREPGNEEGMSVNEANLAETRTMRDVFGEAEMEVKLTIMAVKILMEKRKEYARLMKGEWKKIVIV from the exons ATGGCTTCCTCGTCATGGCACGAGGCATCATGCAGCAGACCCGATGTGAGCTTGGCTGAAGGCATTCCGTTCTGTATGAGTTGCGGCTCAATGGGCCCCCTCGACGACCTTGAACCAAGTgaaacaccaccagccatTCCGATTCTCTCCGGGAAGCGATCTGGCCTGTCGCTCTCGTGGCCCCATTCAGTGAAATATGCTACGCAACTTACCGACGGCGACGGAAACGATCTTGGAGATGTGCTTCAGTCCGTGCTATTAACCGAGAAACCTGATGACTTGCAACTGGATGTCCAACAGGAAAAAATAGGGTCGGATCTGGAATCCAATTCTTCGTCGTCCACCATAGCCCAACAGTGTCGCGCCTATCACCAAAGTCTGGTTCCCTCGGACGAAGTGACGGGCAATGACAGCATTCGTCTGCTTCGCCTCAGTAAGGGAAAAGGCTCGGAACCCTTGCACGGTACGCTGGAAACCCGAGAGCTCAAATACTTTCCCGAGTATGAAGCTCTGTCCTACACATGGGCCGATGCCAACGGCCAGGCTAGCCGGACCAAGAAGTTGTATCTGGGAAGGGAATGGGCTGTGTTCCCAATCACCACAAACTGCGACGCTGCTCTTCGTCATGTCCGCCTTCCCAACACTGAACGCTACATCTGGGTCGATACCGTTTGCATCAACCAGTTTGACAACCTTGAACGCTCGCATCAAGTTCAACTCATGCCTATGATCTATGCCACTGCTCAACGTGTGCTTGTTTACCTCGGTGAAGATAAACCGGAACGAAGCATGATCTCGAGACACCTCCCAGTTTTTTCCAAAGTGATGGACTGGAGCCAAAAGTGGGATGACCTGGGACCTATTCTGCAACGCCCCTACTTCTTTCGGAGTTGGATTATACAGGAAATCGCCTCTGCAAAAACAGCCTTGGTGGCCAATGGCGAATCATGGCGGGTATGGCCCGTCTATGACGAGAAAAGCGATGCGAGCCTGTTTCTCCCCTGGATTAAGGAATTCAAAACCCGAAAATACAAGACCTCCAAGCACCTTTTTCAGCTGATTACCGACTGCTGGACCTCACAGGCCTACGACCCACGGGATAAGgtgttttctcttcttggggTGATCACTGGCGCAGCGGCCGACGGTCTGGTGGCCGATTATACGCTCACCGTTGAGCAGGT ATACACAGGCCTCGCTTCGTTTGTACTGAAAAATCATAAGCAGGCCGATCTTCTCAAGTACGCTGCTGGTTATGCCAAATGCCCAGGGCTGCCCTCATGGGTGCCGGACTGGGCTATCCTCTCCCGAAACTGGGACGTCATGGCTCAAATACGCGCCTTTCACTCTTTTGAAACTCGAGCCAGTCTGATGAGCGCCCACAAGATCTCTTCTTGCAGGACCGAGCACATCCGTGAGCCTTGGTTTATGGACGACGTCAGCAAAGTCATGTTTGCCGGCATCGATATCCACGGTCCTACTGGCTCTCTGTTTCTGCCTGGGATGAAAATCACAGATCTCCCCTCTGACCAGTACTCACGCGTTCCGGCTCATCCTACCCTCCAAGTTTTACCCGATCAACCATCATTGCCACCTCCTCACGGCGGCATGACTTGCTTCCGCGGACCTCTCTTCGTGATGGCCATGATGGGACCATCAGATGACACGTCTTGTTTGTCTGTCTGGTTTCTGCATGGCATCAATGCACCCGTCATCCTTCGACAGTCACAATccggcaacagcagcatctTTTCCTTCGTTAGCACCTGTCATGTCAGAGTACAGACGGGCGTGTGCATGTTTCAGGGAACTGCTGAGGAAGAAATGTACAACCCCGACAGCTACACGATCAGTGAGAAGGGCTATACGATCGGATCAGATGCCAAACGCAAGGACAAACAACGCCAatttccaccacccaagtTTGAGCCCTGGAGGAGCTCGGTTTTGACCCGACCACGATTCTTGGAACATTTTGGCACGGATCGAATGGTGTTCGATCGGTGGGGTGACCTTTACTCGACAGCACTCCAAGATGCCACATTGAGAACCTGTGCCGAGTCACAGCTTGCGAGGTTGCAAGCTCTGGGGGCGCACGCGGAGACGACCTGGACCGAATTCATCCAACGCGAAGTGCCGATCGTCATCCTGTTGCCATCGTTGAAGGGGGTTGATCTGATGGCACCAGTTGTGTTGCTTTTGGAAGACTTGGCGGAGTCACTCAAGCGGATGAAATTATTCTGGGAATCGATCGAGTCCCTTTTGGAAGCAGCCAAGATGCTGGGGAATACGGTTGAGGGCGCCATACGTGATGATTACGGGCGGAGGGCAGCAGAGCTGAAAATAATGAAGGTCAAGATGTTTGAAAAGGAGAAAGCTCGAGAAGCATAcgttgaggatggagaaCCTGGGCGAGTTTGGTTGAGCCGGAGTGTCAGGCAGCTGTATACCTGTTCGACGGAGAAGAAtatggaggagatggtgttTAGAATGACGGCAAACTTGGATGAGCGCGGGGGTTTTGCCGttgacggtgatggtgggagggaggaggagcagtcTGAATGGGCAAAGGATGGGATACCGTGTCCGGTGTGGTATATGATCAGGCTAGGGTACCACAGTTGGTGGCTGGGTATGAGAAAATACCAGCTGGAGCGTGGTAGGGGCTTTTTGAATGATTTGATAAATGGGCGCGGGGGGGATTGGAAGAGGACAGACCTGATGACGATGTTGgctggggggaaggagtTGCCTGCTAAGACGCCGAGGGAGCCTGGGAATGAGGAAGGGATGAGTGTGAATGAGGCTAATCTTGCggagacgaggacgatgagggatgtgtttggggaggcggagatggaggtgaagTTGACGATTATGGCGGTGAAGATTttgatggagaagaggaaggagtaTGCGAGGTTGATGAAGGGGGAGTGGAAGAAGATTGTGATTGTTTAA
- a CDS encoding hypothetical protein (COG:C; COG:H; EggNog:ENOG503P878), translating into MGTLTLLLSSRLGRGVLALPLLYLSYFCNKRFDRDTLVELVPPILEKGFIPHPSGPVPVLEGIFPWKPANDFFRPISVIFAPSTLSIDPLAWHQMLFFLVDLGPVYLVLLLESFRDGNAYTAAYLATAWNFAAQILGLGVLAPLYCWLHFTFSPSTSILALDPRKRLLKEEYIPFLLPLLVALHYAWVYHMFFPHSLDQRHYYTWLWQPAPLWIGLANTILAKTIPTRWAKGSKLVGKGALSLVVAGISMMVWWYVILHSGFSLWEVFVPVTMAKREFVMSTRGLLQYDLLCSFGGLLVWSLGLMVDVWAAGAVGLGELIGGLAVVALAGVMGGPGVAMLDAWWWREKRLGRLAGGEQKGM; encoded by the coding sequence ATGggcaccctcaccctcctcctctcctcccgcctAGGCCGCGGCGTCCTCgccctgcccctcctctaCCTCTCCTACTTTTGCAACAAGAGATTCGACCGCGACACCCTCGTCGAGCTAGTCCCGCCCATTTTGGAAAAGGGGTtcatcccccacccctccgGCCCAGTCCCAGTTCTGGAGGGTATCTTCCCCTGGAAACCCGCCAACGACTTCTTCCGCCCCATAAGTGTAATCTTCGCGCCCAGCACCCTATCCATAGACCCCCTAGCCTGGCACCAAAtgctcttcttcctcgtcgaccTCGGTCCAGTCTACCTCGTTTTACTGCTAGAGTCGTTCCGCGACGGCAACGCCTACACAGCAGCCTACCTAGCCACAGCATGGAACTTCGCCGCCCAgatcctcggcctcggtgtCCTTGCCCCGCTGTACTGCTGGCTGCACTTCACATTCtcccccagcaccagcatcctcgccctcgacccCCGAAAAAGGCTCCTAAAAGAGGAATACATCCCCTTTCTGCTACCCCTTCTAGTGGCGCTGCATTACGCCTGGGTATACCACATGTTCTTCCCCCACAGTCTCGACCAAAGACACTACTACACCTGGCTATGGCAGCCCGCCCCTCTTTGGATCGGCCTCGCAAATACCATTCTTGCCAAAACAATCCCAACACGATGGGCAAAGGGGAGTAAAttggttgggaagggggcgtTGAGTTTGGTTGTTGCGGGGATCAGCATGATGGTTTGGTGGTACGTGATACTCCACAGCGGATTCTCCCTCTGGGAGGTTTTTGTGCCGGTGACCATGGCGAAGAGGGAGTTTGTGATGAGCACGAGGGGGCTTTTGCAGTATGATTTGCTCTGTTCGTTTGGGGGCTTGTTGGTCTGgagtttggggttgatggttgatGTGTGGGCTGCGGGggcggttgggttgggggagttgaTTGGAGGTTTGGCGGTTGTTGCTTTGGCTGGTGTGATGGGGGGCCCGGGAGTTGCGATGCTGGAtgcgtggtggtggagggagaagaggttggggaggctTGCTGGGGGAGAGCAGAAGGGAATGTAG